The Leucoraja erinacea ecotype New England chromosome 19, Leri_hhj_1, whole genome shotgun sequence genome has a segment encoding these proteins:
- the LOC129706119 gene encoding cystine/glutamate transporter-like, giving the protein MSLLPISFSELQHSVMCVCVGGTIRGPGAANSNTLSIAIHSQPHPALPLYSWAMMEAAADKQKSKQERKQEVFLRKKVGLFRAVSLLIGTIIGSGIFISPKGVLDNSGSIGASLVIWVLCGILSMLGALSYAELGTSIKKSGGHYIYLKETLGPFPAFLRLWSEFIIIRPALTAVVSLSFGRYMVEPFFAPCPAPALAVKLLTAVGVSLVVFVNSWSVNWTARIQIILTFSKLVALGLIIVPGMMALAQGRTENFQNAFNSSSVPLAKLPLAFYSGMFAYSGWFYMNFVAEEIINPERNIPLAIISSLVIVTVLYLLANVAYYTILTADEVMASVAVAVTFADRTLESFSSVIQILVALSCLGAITGGLFSSSRVFFVASRENQWPTIFSMIHIRRHTPLPAVILIYPLVLLMICIGDLYALLNLNSFPRWLFMGLVTFGLIRHRYKEPDLHRPFKVPMIIPGLFSTMCLFIVVTSLYADPVSTGMGCALMLSGVPVYYLMMNKYRGPVWCREAMYLVTVKLQILFEVVQQEIATC; this is encoded by the exons atgAGCCTCTTGCCAATCTCCTTCAGCGAGCTCCAGCATAGTgtgatgtgtgtttgtgtgggggggacAATCAGGGGGCCCGGGGCTGCAAACAGCAACACACTCAGCATTGCAATACACTCACAGCCACACCCTGCCCTGCCACTCTACTCGTGGGCAATGATGGAAGCCGCCGCAGACAAGCAGAAGAGTAAACAAGAGCGGAAGCAAGAAGTGTTCCTGAGGAAGAAAGTGGGTTTATTCCGAGCCGTCTCCCTCTTAATTGGCACCATAATCGGCAGCGGGATATTCATCTCGCCCAAGGGAGTCCTGGACAATTCGGGCAGCATCGGGGCATCGCTGGTGATCTGGGTGTTGTGTGGTATCCTCTCCATGCTGG GAGCTCTCTCATACGCAGAGCTGGGAACGAGCATTAAGAAATCTGGCGGTCATTACATCTATCTTAAGGAGACTTTGGGCCCATTTCCAGCCTTCCTTCGATTGTGGAGTGAATTCATCATCATCAG GCCAGCGCTCACAGCCGTCGTTAGCCTGTCATTCGGACGCTACATGGTTGAACCATTCTTTGCCCCATGTCCCGCACCAGCCCTGGCAGTGAAACTCCTCACAGCCGTTGGAGTCT CTTTGGTGGTGTTTGTTAATTCTTGGAGTGTAAACTGGACTGCCCGCATTCAAATCATCCTGACGTTCTCTAAACTTGTGGCTCTGGGACTCATCATCGTTCCCGGGATGATGGCTTTGGCCCAAG GTCGCACTGAAAACTTTCAAAATGCTTTTAACAGCAGTTCAGTGCCACTGGCCAAACTTCCACTGGCTTTTTATTCAGGCATGTTTGCTTATAGTGGCTG GTTTTATATGAACTTTGTCGCAGAGGAGATTATTAACCCAGAAAG GAATATCCCTCTGGCAATTATCTCCTCTCTGGTCATTGTCACAGTACTGTACCTGCTTGCGAATGTGGCTTACTACACGATACTGACAGCGGACGAGGTGATGGCGTCTGTTGCAGTCGCTGTG ACTTTTGCAGATCGCACTCTGGAAAGCTTTTCCTCCGTGATTCAAATCCTCGTGGCATTGTCGTGCCTTGGGGCAATAACGGGAGGACTATTTTCTTCTTCCAG AGTGTTCTTTGTGGCTTCGAGAGAAAACCAGTGGCCGACCATCTTCTCCATGATCCACATCCGGCGCCACACGCCACTTCCAGCGGTGATCCTGATA TATCCACTGGTGCTCCTGATGATCTGCATTGGCGATCTGTACGCTTTGCTGAATTTAAACAGCTTTCCCCGTTGGCTGTTTATGGGGCTTGTAACCTTTGGGCTCATCCGCCATCGATATAAAGAGCCGGATCTCCACCGTCCATTTAAG GTACCAATGATCATACCTGGACTCTTTAGTACAATGTGCCTGTTCATCGTGGTCACTTCCCTTTATGCAGACCCCGTCAGCACTGGTATGGGCTGTGCTTTGATGCTCTCTGGTGTACCAGTTTACTACCTGATGATGAACAAATACAGAGGACCAGTCTGGTGCAGGGAAGCAATGT ATCTCGTCACAGTCAAACTGCAAATTTTATTTGAAGTAGTGCAACAGGAGATTGCAACCTGCTGA